The following are encoded in a window of Artemia franciscana chromosome 19, ASM3288406v1, whole genome shotgun sequence genomic DNA:
- the LOC136039570 gene encoding uncharacterized protein LOC136039570 — MKGKFFIVLFAFSTCVLAHVAELRSSSRMEKEDDPNLLSDELAPSSGEFSTKCGGICSNCCHGVFCCPTSCSCGLASCNCYASSKKLIRMVSNKNDVSNKKSQIEELSKRK, encoded by the exons atgaaaggaaaattttttatcGTGCTATTTGCTTTTTCTACATGTGTCCTGGCACATGTAGCAGAACTGAGAAGTTCTTCTAGAATGGAGAAGGag GATGATCCTAATTTGCTGAGTGATGAATTGGCACCTTCTTCTGGTGAATTCTCTACCAAGTGCGGTGGGATTTGTTCG AATTGTTGTCATGGAGTGTTTTGTTGTCCAACCAGTTGTTCTTGCGGTCTAGCCAGTTGTAATTGCTATGCTTCGTCTAAAAAGCTTATCCGAAtggtatcaaataaaaatgacgTATCCAACAAGAAATCACAG attgagGAATTATCTAAGCGCAAGTAA